The sequence CGCTTCGATCACTCGCAGCAGAGAGATCGCGCGCACGGCCGCCGACAGTGCCACCGATGTGCTCCATCCGCTGATCACGATCCTGCGTGGTCTGCGGCTGCTGGCCGTGTCCGGCCGGCAGAAGTGGGTCGCGACCCCCAAGGAACGGCGTGGTCCCAAGCTGTTCCTGGCCGCGGCCTGCGTGCTCGCCGTGGCGCTCGTGCCGTACGGGCCGATCCTGGCCCTGATCACGGTGATGGGCGCCGCCGCGTGGAAGGGGCGGGAGCGGACCCCCGTGAAGACCGGCCCGGACGAGGCGGAGTCCATCCGTCTGCGCGCCCTGTACGAGGCGCTCGTGCCGTACTTCTCGGTGCCCGACGACCCCGATCCGCTCTTCGCCCACGGCGGCGACTGGGAGAAGGCCTTCGACGGGTACGCCTTCGACGGCGACGGACGCCTCACCCGCCTCCAGGTCTCCTACCCGGCGTACTTCACGGACGGCGAGGCCGCCGCGCGGTCCCGGATCGAACAGCTGCTGCACACGAAGTCGGGGCGCGGCCGCGAGTACCACTTCGCCTGGGACGAGGAGGCCAACCGCCTCGTCATGACCGTCCCGGCCCCCCTGTCGACCTCGATCGCCGCCCAGCGCTTCGTCACCGCACCCGGTGAGACGGTCCTCGGGTTCACCGACCCCGACGCGGTCCGGCGCACCGTCCCCGTCCGCGACGGCGACACCACCGTGGACGCCTCCCCCGTCGTCTGGCGCACCGGCAACCGCTCCACCGAGCCCCACCTGCTGGCCGTCGGACAGCCCGGCAGCGGCACCACCACCCTGGTCCGCTCCATCGCCCTCCAAGCCCTCCAGCAGGGCGACGTCCTCGTCATCGACGGCAGCGGGACCGGGGAGCACGGCGCCCTCACCGGGCTCACCGGGGTCCTCGCCGTCGAGTCCGGCCTGGGCGGGGCGCTCGCCACCCTGGAGTGGGCCGCGCACGAGACGGAGCGGCGCCTGATCTTCACCAACCGGGCCCGGCAGGGCGGGCACCCGGTCCCCGAGGACGTCAAGCGCCCGCTCTGGATCCTGCTGGACCGCCCCGGCGTCCTCGGCCACCTCGCGGCGGCGGACGGCAGAACCGACCCGCTGGAGCTGCTCCAGGTGCCGCTGCGGCACGGGCGGCCGGCCGGGGTGACCGTGGTCCTGGCCGACCAGTTCGACGCCCTGGACGGCCTCACGGAGACCGTACGGACCCACACCCGGGCCCGCGTCGTCCTCGGCCCCGCCTCCCGCGAGCAGATCACCGCCGTGCTCGGCGCCGAGCCGAACACCACCCCGCCGCCGGAGGTCCCGGCCGGCCGGGGGTACGCGCGGCTGGGCACCGGGCCGGTCCTGCGCCTCCAGGTACCGGCGACCCCGGACCCGTACGACGAGGCCGCGAGCGAGGCCCACCGGCAGGCGGTGCTGGACGTGCTGCCGGAGCGGCCGGGCGCCGCCGCGCGGCCGAGCGCCGAGCCCGACGCACCGGCCGACGACGCTTCCGGCTCGCGTGACGACGAGGACACCGCTCAGGTTCCGGTGGCCGTGGAGGCCGCGCCGACCGGGCAGCTCGCCAAGGCGCAGGCGGCGATCGCGGAGGGGTGAGCCCTGGTCAGCCGGAAGGACACACAGCGGGCGGGGAGACGGGCCGGAAGGGCTCGCTCCCCGCCCGCAGGCGTCCGTGCTCCCGTAGCGCGGCAGCGCCGCTCGGCCGGGCCGCTCCCCACTCGCAGGCGTCTCCCCTATCCCTCAGACCCGTCAGGCCCCTCAGACCAATCGGGCCCCTCCAGGCCCTCAGGCCACAAAGCTCCGTGGCGCGTCCGCCCCCGCACCCGCGCCCGAGCGCACCAGCTCCACCGCCGCCGCGAGCCGCACCGCCGCCTCCTCCGCGACCGGGCCGCCCACCGTGAACGGCAGCCGCACATAGCCCTCGAACGCCCCGTCCACCCCGAAGCGCGGCCCCGAGGGCACCCGTACGCCGACGCGCTCGCCCGCCACCGCCAGCCGGGAGCCGGAGAGGCCGCCCGTGCGCACCCAGAGGGTCAGCCCGCCGCGCGGCACCGCGAACTCCCAGTCCGGCAGCTCCCGGCGCACCGCGGCGACCAGCTCGTCGCGGTTCTGGCGCGCCTGGTCGCGCCGGATCTCGACCGCCTGCTCCCAGCCACCCGTACCCATCAGCCAGTTGATGGCAAGCTGTTCCAGGACCGGGGTGCCCATGTCGGCGTAGGCGCGGGCGGAGACCAGGGAGCGGATGACGTCCGGGGCCGCCCGGACCCAGCCGATCCGCATCCCGGCCCAGAACGCCTTGCTGGCCGAGCCGACGGTCAGCACCGTGCTGCCGGCCGGGTCGAAGGCGCAGACCCGGCGGGGCATGGCGGTGTCGGCGTCCAGGCGGAGTTCGGTCATCGTCTCGTCGACGACCAGGACGGTACCGGCGGAGCGGGCGGCGTCGACCAGGTCGCGGCGCTGCTGCTCGTCGGCGAGTGCGCCGGTCGGGTTGTGGAAGTCGGCCACCACATAGGCGAGCCGGGGCGCGGAGTCCCGCAGCACCTGGCGCCACCGGTTCATGTCCCAGCCGCCGATGCCCTCCTCCATGGCGACCGGGACGAGGCGGGCGCCCGTCTCGCGCATCAGCTGGAGGATGTTGGCGTACGAGGGGGACTCGACCGCGATCCGTTCGCCGCGGCCCGCGAAGAGGTGACAGATGGCGTCGATCGCGCCCATCGCCCCGGTGGTGACCATGATCTGTTCGGGCATGGTCGGGATGCCCAGCGCGGTGTAGCGGTCGGCGATCATCTGGCGGAGCGCGGGCAGCCCGGCCGGGTAGTCGCCGTGCGTGTGGGCGTACGGAGGCAGTTCCTCCACCGCCCCCTGGAACGCCCGGGTGAGCCAGGGCTCGGGGGCGGGCAGCGAGGCGCAGCCCAGGTCGATCATGGAGCCGAGCGACTCCGGGGGCAGTGGTTCCAGGCCCCGGGCGGGCAGCGGGTTCCCGGCCGGGACGGCGGTCCAGCTGCCCGCCCCGCGCCGCGACTCCAGGAACCCTTCCGCGCGCAGCGCCTCGTAGGCGGCGGCGACGGTGGTGCGGCTGACGGAGAGGGCGAGGGCCAGTTCGCGTTCGGCGGGCAGCCGGGCGGCGACCGGGACCCGGCCCTCCAGCACGAGGAGCCGTACGCCGTCGGCGAGCGCACGGTAGGCGGGCGGCTTCCGTCCGGCCGGGCCGGTGGGCCGGGGCTGCTGGGCCTGGAGCTGCCGGGCGAGCTGGGCCGCCCCCACGGTCGAAGTCCACTGCGCCATCGAAATCAGTCCACCTTCCTCGAATTGGCCATGTCTGGTGGCCGATCCCCTGCCACAGAGTGACATGCAGCAGTCCACTACCACCACACCAGGGGGCAATTCGTGTCCAGCACCACCGCCCGTGGCACCACCCACCTCACCCGGCGGCTGGTCCAGCTGTACGTCGGTCTGACGCTGTACGGGGCGAGTTCGGCGCTCCTCGTCCGCGCCGAACTCGGCCTGGAGCCGTGGGGCGTCCTGCACCAGGGCCTCGCGGAGCTGACCGGCATCTCGATCGGCGTCGTCTCGATCATCGTCGGCGCGATCGTGCTGCTGCTCTGGATCCCGATGCGGCAGCGCCCCGGGCTCGGCACCGTCTCCAACGTCTTCGTGGTCGGCCTGGCCATGGACGGCACGCTCGCCCTCGTCGGCGACCTCGACGGCTTCGGGCTCCGGATCCCGGTGATGGTGCTGGGCATCGTGCTCAACGGGGTGGCGACCGGGCTCTACATCGCGGCCCGCTTCGGCCCGGGTCCGCGCGACGGGCTGATGACCGGGCTGAACCGGGTCACGGGCCGCTCCATCCGGCTGGTCCGTACGGCGATCGAGGTGGCCGTCGTCGTCACCGGCTTCCTGCTGGGCGGCTCACTCGGGGTGGGTACGGTCCTGTACGCCCTGGCGATCGGCCCGCTGGCCCAGCTCTTCCTGCGGGTCTTCGGACTGCCCGCACCCGCCACGGCACCCATCAGCGGCCCGTCGGGCTCCGCGCCCACCGCGACGCCCGGCGTGACAGCCGCCGAACAGGCCACCCCCGTGACTCCCGCCGGACCCGACCCCGTTGCCACCCCTCCATCCGGGCAGGCCATACTGCCGCAGTGAAACCGAGCCGCCACCCCTATCTGGATCACGCGACACCCCTTGCCTTCGCCCATCGCGGCGGTGCGGCGGACGGGGTGGAGAACACCGCGGCCGCCTTCCGCCGGGCGGCCGCGGCGGGCTACCACTACTTCGAGACCGACGTCCACACGACGGCGGACGGCCGTCTCGTCGCCTTCCACGACCCGACGCTGGACCGGGTCACCGATGCCACGGGCAGGATCTCCGCACTGCCCTGGAGCGAGGTGCGCCGGGCCAGGGTCGGGGGCACCGAGCCGCTCCCCCTCTTCGAGGAACTGCTGGAGGAGTTCCCCGACGCCCGCTGGAACGTGGACGTCAAGGCGGAACCGGCGCTGGAACCCCTCCTGGAGCTGATCGGCAGGACCGACGCCTGGGACCGGGTCTGCGTCGGCTCGTTCTCCGAGGCCCGGGTGGCCCGCGCGCACCGCCTGGCGGGCCCGCGCCTGGCCACCTCGTACGGCGTGCGCGGGGTCCTGGGGCTGCGGCTGCGCTCGTACGGGATCCCGGCGGCGCTTCGCACGGGCGCGGTCTGCGCGCAGGTCCCCGAGCGGCAGAGCGGCATCCCGGTGGTCGACGCCCGTTTCGTCCGTACGGCGCACGCGCTCGGGCTCCAGGTGCACGTCTGGACGGTCAACGAGCCCGAACGGATGGCGGCACTCCTGGACCTCGGAGTGGATGGCATCATGACCGATCACATCGAGACGCTGCGTACGGTGCTGAGCGAGCGAGGGGCCTGGGCCTGACGCCGGGCCCGTCCACGTCCGCACGCGAGAACCGAGGGGGCGCGGGTTGAGCACCGGAACCGCAGGAACGACAGATCCGGCCGGAAATCCGCCGGGCGACGGGTCGGCGGCGGCCCGCAAACGGGAGCAGCACGGCTGGTACTTCTATGACTTCGCCTGCTCCGTCTACTCCACCAGTGTGCTGACCGTCTTCCTCGGTCCGTATCTGACGTCGATCGCCAAGGCGGCGGCCGACCCCGACGGCTTCGTCCACCCGCTGGGCATACCGGTGCGCGCGGGCTCGCTGTTCGCGTACTCCGTCTCGGCCTCCATCGTGGTGGCCGTCATCCTGATGCCGATCGTGGGCGCGGCGGCGGACCGCACGGGCCGTAAGAAGCCGCTGCTGGCGGCGGCCGCCTATACAGGTGCCGCGGCGACAGCGGGGATGTTCTTCCTGGACGGCCACCGCTATCTGCTGGGCGCGTTCCTGCTGATCGTGGCGAACGCGTCGATCTCCGTGTCGATGGTCCTGTACAACGCGTATCTGCCGCAGATCGCCGAGCCGGAGGAGCGCGACGCGGTCTCCTCGCGCGGCTGGGCCTTCGGCTACACCTCCGGCGCCCTGGTCCTCGTCCTCAACCTGATCCTGTACACCGGCCACGAGTCCTTCGGTCTCGCGGAGTCCGACGCGGTACGGATCTGCCTGGCGTCGGCGGGTGTGTGGTGGGGCGCGTT is a genomic window of Streptomyces sp. SID8374 containing:
- a CDS encoding PLP-dependent aminotransferase family protein: MAQWTSTVGAAQLARQLQAQQPRPTGPAGRKPPAYRALADGVRLLVLEGRVPVAARLPAERELALALSVSRTTVAAAYEALRAEGFLESRRGAGSWTAVPAGNPLPARGLEPLPPESLGSMIDLGCASLPAPEPWLTRAFQGAVEELPPYAHTHGDYPAGLPALRQMIADRYTALGIPTMPEQIMVTTGAMGAIDAICHLFAGRGERIAVESPSYANILQLMRETGARLVPVAMEEGIGGWDMNRWRQVLRDSAPRLAYVVADFHNPTGALADEQQRRDLVDAARSAGTVLVVDETMTELRLDADTAMPRRVCAFDPAGSTVLTVGSASKAFWAGMRIGWVRAAPDVIRSLVSARAYADMGTPVLEQLAINWLMGTGGWEQAVEIRRDQARQNRDELVAAVRRELPDWEFAVPRGGLTLWVRTGGLSGSRLAVAGERVGVRVPSGPRFGVDGAFEGYVRLPFTVGGPVAEEAAVRLAAAVELVRSGAGAGADAPRSFVA
- a CDS encoding glycerophosphodiester phosphodiesterase family protein, whose protein sequence is MKPSRHPYLDHATPLAFAHRGGAADGVENTAAAFRRAAAAGYHYFETDVHTTADGRLVAFHDPTLDRVTDATGRISALPWSEVRRARVGGTEPLPLFEELLEEFPDARWNVDVKAEPALEPLLELIGRTDAWDRVCVGSFSEARVARAHRLAGPRLATSYGVRGVLGLRLRSYGIPAALRTGAVCAQVPERQSGIPVVDARFVRTAHALGLQVHVWTVNEPERMAALLDLGVDGIMTDHIETLRTVLSERGAWA